The genomic window GGTTCCACGTTATCAATGTTACCTGAATTAACGGACTTGTCTCTGAGACCGTGGGGATATAAGTTTCTAGCCTCGGGTAGAGATACATCTGGCAGTGGATCAGTGGATTTCACTCGGCGCAGCGTGTCGGCCTCGTAGAAGTTTCTCTTGTCCACGAGGGCGGCCTTGTTATCGCTGAGGAGTTGACAGGTCGTCCGTCTTAATTCCGCGGCGATACGTCTGGCCTCGTCTATGTCGTCCACTTGAATCTGTCGCGGCATTTGCCGCGCAATCGGATTCACTATACGACCGATATCATTCCGCTTGTTCAAGCCGATCGCCGCATCATCCCTCTGATTGTTTAGTTGAGGCAATCGCGAGGTATGGCCAATCATCGGTTTGGTCATCTCCATGTCCACACTATTGACACTCGCCTGGAGGTCAGAATAGTAATAGGGTGCTCCAGATTGATCGCTCTGGGCGCGCTGCTCGCCAGCATTCGGTAAATATGACTGTTGTAGAGCAGAGGTAGCGATTTGCATCGGCATCGGAGCGGGATAATGACTCGAATCTTGGCTGGAGGTCGATCGATGATTCGGCAGCACATGTCGCACACACGCGTCGTGACTGGCGGATCTCGAGTGATTCGGGAACCTTTGCTCGGAATACGCGTTGACGTTCTGTAGCATGCTCGTCAGCGTGCTGCCGTGATTTACTGAGGACATAGACGCACTTATGGGGGAGTGCATCGACGATTGCGCGCTCGCGGGCCTTTGACAAGCCATGGACGTTGAAATGGACGCTGTGGCCGACGCATTCGAGTAACTGGAATCCCTGCTGTGAGAGACTGGCAGCGCGCTAATGCTCGGAGACGTGCTCTGCATCCTGTGAACACTGTCGCGTGACGGTGGTTCGCTATCGGATCGAACGGCCGGTGAACCGCGAAGCGGTAAAAAGCTCGCGACGTTCTCGTAATGCGCGTCACCAGTGAAGGACTGCGAGTGTTGATGGGTCGGCGGTAGATCCGATACTCTCATGGACGGCAAGCTGCTCGCCGAACCGGTCTTATTTTTGCCGGAATAATCGAACGGCCGATCGAGATTGCTAGACATTAATTTCATCTTTCTCGATAGATCTTGGCACGTAGTCTTCTGCAGCTTATCGACCACCAGCATGTTCTCGTTGAATCCGTAGATGCTGTTGTAGCTCAGATCCTTTGCGTAAAGATCCACGTTGAACGCATCTCTAGCTTGTAATTCCTCCAAATACTGATCAAGATCGATGCTCGCGCCGTCAAAGCGACTTCCTAGTGATTCCAATTCATCCAAACTGTCTAAAACTTCGCAAACGTCGTCGCTGACCGGTCTCCTCTTTAATTGTCTGTGCCGAGCTTCCTCCTCCGGATTTCTGAGCTCGATCGAATCGCTTCCAGACGCGCTTTCCAACGATATCCTGCTGTCTCTAAAGGTGGAGCTCATGGTAGCGTCGGAAAATCTTGACGGTGGCCTATGCGTTTCCACCTGACCCGCAGGTTTATTCCACGATTTTGGAGAGTCGCGATTCAACGCGTTATCCTTCGTCGTAGCCACCTGTGGCGAGCCTTTCTTTATCTCCAAGGATTCCTGCATGTCCAACGAGTCCAAATCGTCCAGCGGCGGTGGAGAGGTCGGTATCGGCGGCGGGGATACGAGCTCACTGTCCGATGAGTCGTGTAATTCTGCGATCACGTTACGACTAACTCCCAGATAATAAGAAGCCGGTCGGAAAGTATCAGACAGACTAAATCGCGGATGCCGTGGCGCGTCTATGGAATCTAGATCCTTGGACGACTCGTCATCGGCATCAGAACTATCGGATTTGAGTGCCGTCAAGATGTCGGGCAGATCGCTCCGCGAATGCGGCGAATTCTCACTGACATTGCTCTTTTTCATCGAGGATGCTTTATTGCCGTCTTCGTCCTCCTTCTCGGACAATTGATTCACCTCCATATATACCGGCTCTATCTTGTTATCCGACACGCAGACAAGTTCGTAGTGGGACATGTCCAGCGTGGAATAATCGCCGGAATCGTGCTTTCCGTCGTTTTCGTTCGGTGCCAAGAGAGAACGATTCATCCCGTTCTGCGCCATCTCCACGTACGAGCTTTCCTCGTGCAGATTGGCGAACAAACTCTCCATTATCTTAGGATTCGGTCTATCATCACTGTTAGGATCTAGTATGGCTTTTCTGGGAGACATGGGAAGGTAGTGATCCTCGCAATTAATGTCATCCTGTTTTAAAACAGAACTAAGAAGATCGTTATCGATGGAGAATTGGTCGCTGTGCGTCAATAAGGATTCGGTCATACTCGTTCTGGCACAATTAGGGCTCGGGATAATATTTAAATCGGTCGATGGCACGCATTCCGTTAGACTATCCTTCGAACTATTCGTTTTGTTTTGATTCAAAGATCCATCGGAATTTTGCATTTGTACAACACCCGTATACAAAGTATCTAAAGCGAAATGTTGCATAATTTCGCTATTTTCGATGAGTTTCTCCTTCTCATCGTCTCTATCACGACGGTCCAAATTATTTTCACTGTCGTATCGCAACGTTTCGTTATCATCGTAATCTCCGTGATGCTTCGATTCTTGTCGTTTCTCGCATTTTGATTGATTAGCCTGTTGTGATTTCCGCTCGAAGTCCGCCAGGAGATCTTTGACCGACTTGTTACTGTCAGTCGAAGCTTGCTTAGCATGTCCTTCTTCCACGCTCTTATGTTTCGAAGCATTCTCCGAAGCATTTGCGTCGGTCAGAGCGAAACTACGTACGACGGAGGGCGTCTTGTTTGCGCAATCGAGCTTTGAGACGTGAGCCTCGGTCGCCTGCAATGGCGATACCTTCAGTGGCTCCTGCATGGTCAACACCTCCTTGACTGGACTGGCGCCATCCATGTTCTCGAAAGACCTGATTCTGCATTGCACCAAATTCATAGTCTCGAATTTTTCACTCTCATTTTCCACTTTTGATGGCGCCGGTACTTTCTTAGGATTAATGTACTGATAAGAGAACTCCTTTATAACCTTGCTCTCGTCGATGCCGGGATCCCACTCATCGTTATCGTCCTTGGAATCCCACTGTACGTTCTTTTGAACGTGCCAGGATTCGTTGATTCGATACAAATTGTCGGATTTGTTGCCTTCGATCTTGCCCGTGCTTTGTTGTCCATCATATTTCTGTTGACCGTAAGCGGTCGACGTTTTCAGAATACCCAGCGGTTTCTTCGGGGTCTTGTGCTTGATCGCAGGGTCCTCCAAGACGGCCTCGGATTCCGATCTTCTGGATGACGACGATTGCCTATCCGCCGAGGACGATGCGTAATCGTACGCGTAATCGTTTCTCATCATCGGCGGAAAGCTGACCTCGTCATAACCCGCGTCCGGCGGTATACCACCCAGAGAGGAGAGCGTGGCCCCCGGGTTCGCTTTGCGAATGTTAAGAGTTTGCGACTGCGAGGTCTGATTAACGCTCATGCGGCCGGTTCCGGGTTTCGTGACATCCTGGACGGCCGACGTCGCCGTCGATGACCGATCGTCGCCGGCATGCCGGGGGCTCCTTCCTGCATGCGAGGGTCTGCGCGAGCGCTTCCTCCGGATATCTCCCAGCTCTGATTTGTTCGTTACAAAACACAAAGACACGAGTACGTCCGTTACTTACGAGTATGACTGTATGTGTTTCGCATATGAAAGAGAAACAGCCTCATTTATACATTCCCGTTTCTATACccattagataattttaagcaaACTCGTTAAGCGCGACAGCGACATCGATGATCATTGCATTGACCAGCACAAAACattcattttaattatgtatcttAATTATTAACAGTTAAAGttaaacttatatttatattcatattcatattagtacgttaatattaatatttgtatttacaCGGCAGTTACTTGAAAGGATCTTATACGTTTCGAAAGTTTACAGATCAGATTTTGAGAATCGATAAGATTtagagaataaatattaaaatattaagaatataaatttctcGTTGCGCAATTCGTAATTGATCATAGTCGATGCAATGATCCCGACAATCGATTGACCAACTTTGCGGTCAATCGTAGATAGTGGACACGCGAGCTGGAAGGTAGCGATCGTAATTGCGTAACTACGACAAGTAGTGTTAGTGAAATTCTTTAGCATGCCATGCTGACCCATATTCTCTACGATAATCTGATTACGATCGATGTTAAGTCGCATAGGATATCGATACTCGATCACTTGGACAGGTAGGTTTTAAGATTGTTAATCGTTCCCATTCACCAGCCAGCTTAGACCCAACAGCAGCAGATAGAAGGAGCCCCACGGAGAAACGCTCGCAGATATCCAGATTTTTAATGTCCTCTTGTTTCATCGTTACTTCACATTTCGTTGAATTGATATAGTTTCGTTAATCGTTTCCTCGACGATtatgttagaaaaataaaaatgaaggaAAAGCAACTTGGATTTTGCAACGTTCGCAATTCGTGAGGAATAATTCAGGTGCCTTGCATTAATTGCATTTATTCGCATAatcggaaaaatattttttcgttagatttacagttttcttttttttacatatctcTGATTGAAGTACAAACATGCtggtaattttatttacaatgaaAAGAAAAGGATGAACGTAAAATCGCTTGACATATTTCAATTATACGTAACGAGTAACATTCACAAAATACGGAATTCTCGACGTgcgtttttgagaaaaaaaaaaaaaaaatgtttttgtttccACGAGCAGATATGCACATTATTGGATTCTTCACCGTGTTAGCAATTAAGTACCATCATGTTAGAATTTGGATTATTTTTAGCTTAGGTCAACTATCTACTTTCTAACTGAATACACCGCAGACAGGGCGCTGTCGAGGGACTGGTGACGATCAAAATATTCGGCataaaaattcattacaattttcttttcttttcgaaGACACTGTAATTTGTTCGCGAGACACTCACAAGCTTTCACAACATTTCTTGTTTCGAGCAAGAGTGCACATACCCAGTACACGCCCTCCCTCCCAAAAAAGAAGTAATTGTCCGCGCGAGCTTCAATATTTCGACCGTGTCCCTCGTTACGCAGGGCGACGAAGCTaccatttaaataataagttcAGGCGAGCTAGCCCTACCTTCGTCATCGCTGGAATAGCTGTTGTAGCGTGGCACGTTGACGGCGGTCCGACGGCCATCCGAGCTCTTGCTCCTGACATGCGAACGATGCCCGTCCTCCCGTCTCCGGGAGTGACGACCCTCCGCCACGGCGGCCTCGTGCGCTGCCAAATCCAGCAGCGCCTGTTGCTTGTAGTAACTCGAAAGATCATTCTGCGTCCTGCCCCGATTGGCTGAGCCAGACGGCTTTCGCGTCAACGGAGATTGCAGCATACGCTGCTTCCATTCTAATAGCCGCTTCATCGACTCTTCGCGCTGAAAACGCATCGTAACGCAATCCTCCCATTAGCTATCCGATCGATATCgatttcagaaaataaataaatgataattctTGATAATGggattatgaaaaattattgaaaaaaaataaatcaaaaatttattaatgagtAACGTAATAGCAATGACAGCGACTGAATGAACCGTGGTGAAAGCAAAGATGCGGGAGAGCCAGGATGACGTAAGGTGTAGCTATGCAACAGATATATCGTGAATCATACTTGTCCACCGATGTTACCGACACGCTTGTCTTGTACGAGCTGATACGAGCAATGCTGATGACCTACCTGCAGCTTTCTGATTCGAAGAAATACATCGCTCTATGACTCATCCCGGCCTTTCCGGGATACAAACGGAAAGCGAATTCAGAGAAAtttgtttagaaatttttggtaatacatttttacgtcgtaGAATTTTCGAAGCAACACCAATATGtacaaataacatatttatttcattcgaaagataaatttgatatttatataacttttcaattaacatatttattaattcgatttttataaactaagtttctttaaaaaataaaataagagcaCGCCGGTTTtccaaaaaaatctttaaaaaaaaaaaacgcgcctGTACGAAAGCGGAAAGCGGAAATTAAAGATCCTCTTACCTGCTGAATCTTGCGTTCACCATCCCGCGAATCCTGCTCGGAGGACCTCTCGgcgtagtcgtcgtcgtcgggaTCAAGGGCGGCGGGATGCCGTGTCCTTGGCAGACGCGCCGACGCCGATCTGCAGAACTGCTGCTGCTCGCTCCATCGTCTGCCGGCACCTGCGTGACCGGCGTGACACGTCTGAGCGATGTGAGTCCCGTGGGCACCGTGACCCGCTGCTCTACCCCACCCGTCGTACTCGCCGCGCGGTAATCTACGAGGGATCGTGTTGTCCTCACCGTGTGTCAGCGTCTCGCGGCCACTCGCCTCGCAGCTTTTCTCGCGCAACGATCTTCGGAGTTTTGGATCGGCACCAATTATCCTGATAAGAAATAAACGTTCGAGCATGCGTTTCTTTTTCCAAACCCAGTTTATATTGCACCGTGTACTATACTCGTGGTCCGATAGGAtgatgtattttaaatttaacacaagtACCGTGCCGATtcgtaaaatttgtaaaagtgtATCCTCGACACATTTAACATTCTTTTACTCTGATATTTTTCTAAACTACAGTTTTGTTATTTTAGCTTtttgagaaaaaagtattttgtagtgccgataaagttgaaaaaaattcaactgGTGTACGTTTAGTTATCtgttttgaatttatatattcaaacgcgcgcgcgtttacattttttttaaatacgtaaaaaataacaacGTACAAAAATACAAACGTACGTACGCGCATGCGTACTTGAAAATATGCGTACACCTttctttttaagtatttaactGGAATTTTAGAGGGGTCCTCCATACGGTTTAATCATTTATTCGGACGATGTACTGTGACTCACTCGGAATGTCTCTGCGTCAGCGGCTGAGCGGGCATCGTGTGCTGCTGATGTACGTGATCCCGCTGCGAGCGTCTCAGAGCGGGGCAAGTGGAATCCGGCAATGTGGATATTCTACTTTCATCGCTATTATCGCGAATACCCGGCAGCTTCGGCTGCATCGTGACGCGCGAGAGGGACTGATTTCTCTGCTGCTGATAATGTTGGGGGGTCTGATGCAGATACACCGCGGACTGCCGCATCTGCGCCGCGTATCTAAGCACAAAGCACGCGAAATACAGAATAAATATCTGTCCTAgatatcgatttttattttctctttctcgatGTTTACGCCTGAAACGAGCTAAATAATTTATGTGCGCCCCCGTACCTTTCCTCGGAGTAGAAGTAACCGTCATTGGTCGTGTCCGACGGATTAACTATGTCTAAGCTGGATTTAGGCCTCTGCGGACGCCTTTGTTGATCCGGGAGTCTCTCGCATTGCGTGGGTTGTTGCTGAGGCTGTCGCCTTGCTGCCTCGTACTCGAGGAAGTCCGCGCTGTGCGGTCGCGGCGGCGGTTGAGCCCTAGATTGCCTCACCATTGCCACTAAAGAAGACGAACGTCCTTTTTATACTACTGCGTTTTATTCTCGGGTTGATTGGGCAACGTTATTCGACATTCTTTGTAACGTATCTTTTATGCATACAAAgcgtaaaaagaaaatgttgaattttatcATAAGAATAGGAATACgcaaaaaaagaattcagatcTCTTTCATCATTGCAATTATTGTAATACCACGATCATATAAAACGGGAGAGTACCCAGAGAgttctgtataaaattatttttttttaacttcaataaaagtttctgaaaaaatcatcttcaataaaagttttatgaccTTGTCGAATTAATATTTggttgtattaattaaaaaaaaatacgtttgaCCTTTCGACAGACATTAGAGGAGTTTAAAATAATGATCTCGTTTTTAAAAGCAATATCACTTCGAAGTAATATCACAAGACATACTGGAAACTGCCAATGGCGATACGACAGAAgttatcaaagaaattattcCTACTTTTTCAGTGGGATTGTATTCTCTTCGTGCAACAATGCATACCACCGTCACTGTGTGGAATTTTTCAAACGTATGTTCTTGACAATCTGATAAGAAAGCCCCGCTCTCTCGCTGTGGCTCAAAAGGACATTGTTAAAAACATATTcgcgtaaaatattttcatttttattctccGGAGAAGATACCGGCTGGAATGAAATGCCGGTCTTACTAATTACGAGCGCCTTTGTTGAGATCGCTTAAGAACAGAAGGTAAAGTATACAAAAGAGTTATACACAAAGACTCACTGTTCGGCGGCGTGAGGGGAGAGTGCAGTTGCTGCAGAAGCTGTTGTTGCGCGTACACGGGTATGGGAATGGGCGCCGGCGACGCGCCCTTGGTGTAGCCCACTGGTCCCGCGGGTCTCTGATAAAGTTGTGGAGTGCCATAGACCTCCTCGTAGTCGCCGTTGCCGCCCCTGCTGCTGGTCCTCGGTTTCGCGCTTCGACCGTACGTATCCGgggtcctcctctccgtcggttGGGCGGTCTGACCGTAACCGTAATGCAGACCCGATCTATCGATTCGCAAACTCTGCTGCGACGGCTGATTCATCCGCGTGCCGTAGATCGTATTGCTCCTTTCGTAATCGGACATCGGACTTTTGCTCGTCACCGTCACGTCCGGCGACACCGGGCTCTTTCGGTAATCCATATCCGGCGATGGCGTCGAGTACTCGGTAGACCCATCAGTCAGTCTTCTAGGCTTCGGCGGTGCGTTCGCGTATATCGGTTGTCCGAATTTTGTCCGAGGCATAGGCTGCATCGTCTGAACGCTACCTGAGCCAGGATGCGGCAGCTGTTGgggctgctgttgctgctgctgctgctgctgttgctgcggCGACTGCTGGATGGCCATGTGCTTGTGCGACGACTGATGGCTTAGATTCGAAAGCGCGTTCTGATGCGGCAAGTGATGATGAAGCAACGCCTGATGCTGATGCGAATGACCCGGCTGCAGTTGCTGCGACGGCAGCAAATGTCCGTATTGCTGGTGCTGCTGCGGTTGCGGCTGAGAAGTGCTGGGCTGGCCGTACTGCGACGACTGCACCCAACCGTTCATCATCGGATGACCCGAGTCGCTCGCGTGATTGTTGTTGCCGGAATTGCCGTTGCTGTTGCTACCGCTGAGGTTCGGGAAGGAGGCAGTGTTCGCGCTGTTCGGGCTGGAGTTGTTGTTGGAGGCATGGCTCGGGTCGTCGCGCGACTGAAAACCGTGGAAGCCGGAGTCGCTGTCGTCGGCGCTCTGATTCAGGATCGACGAGATCGACGAGACGCTAGGCCGAGCGCTTCGTTCGCCGTCCTGCGCTATCTCTATGACTACCGCAGCCTCGCCCGCACTGGTAAACGTAAAATTAACAAATcgtttaatattacttttaatccGCGTTATTCGACATCTGGATCTTTCATCCGCCGCGCTTACAGAAATGCCgagattaatgaaaaatatcgtAATTAAACGCAACAGATCGCGAGATAAATATCGTGTCGATCCAGcttgaaaattaatatcagcttcatatgaattattaataacattgcCAGGTACATGTGACATATAAGTAAACAAAGAgggattaattttaatatacattttcctTCGCGTTCTGATAATTTCTCACGTTACTAATTgcagagaaattaattttctcaacaCTATTCCGGAGCCTAGAACACGTTACAAGTCTAACGTTTCGATCCTTTCCTTTTTCGGTCAAGCAAATAGAGTTTTAACTGCAAGATGAACAAGGACAAAGCTCGTGAGAAACAAGCGTTCGTTGTCCGCTGCTGCGTCGGCGTGTCGCTGACGACGTGCTAATGGACAACGGGGCCAGCCCGGGCTCATCCACTGACGGTGGATCTCGCGGGTCGAATAACTCTCGAGAAACTAACTAACGAGTTGGTTAGTTACACCGCGATAACGCGCGAAC from Solenopsis invicta isolate M01_SB chromosome 2, UNIL_Sinv_3.0, whole genome shotgun sequence includes these protein-coding regions:
- the LOC105199142 gene encoding uncharacterized protein LOC105199142 isoform X7 — its product is MDNKKIVQSSTPPAAVPVQVRSKHDGSGVAASVSGVRRRSGPQGGLRSPAAKRPLSAPVALQGWLHKQGSEGLMLWKKRWFVLSEYCLFYYKGPEEEKLLGSILLPSYRVTVCKPEDKVNKKFAFKAEHANMRTYHFAADSRESLNQWVNALTLATLLQDPSPAGEAAVVIEIAQDGERSARPSVSSISSILNQSADDSDSGFHGFQSRDDPSHASNNNSSPNSANTASFPNLSGSNSNGNSGNNNHASDSGHPMMNGWVQSSQYGQPSTSQPQPQQHQQYGHLLPSQQLQPGHSHQHQALLHHHLPHQNALSNLSHQSSHKHMAIQQSPQQQQQQQQQQQPQQLPHPGSGSVQTMQPMPRTKFGQPIYANAPPKPRRLTDGSTEYSTPSPDMDYRKSPVSPDVTVTSKSPMSDYERSNTIYGTRMNQPSQQSLRIDRSGLHYGYGQTAQPTERRTPDTYGRSAKPRTSSRGGNGDYEEVYGTPQLYQRPAGPVGYTKGASPAPIPIPVYAQQQLLQQLHSPLTPPNMAMVRQSRAQPPPRPHSADFLEYEAARRQPQQQPTQCERLPDQQRRPQRPKSSLDIVNPSDTTNDGYFYSEERYAAQMRQSAVYLHQTPQHYQQQRNQSLSRVTMQPKLPGIRDNSDESRISTLPDSTCPALRRSQRDHVHQQHTMPAQPLTQRHSEIIGADPKLRRSLREKSCEASGRETLTHGEDNTIPRRLPRGEYDGWGRAAGHGAHGTHIAQTCHAGHAGAGRRWSEQQQFCRSASARLPRTRHPAALDPDDDDYAERSSEQDSRDGERKIQQREESMKRLLEWKQRMLQSPLTRKPSGSANRGRTQNDLSSYYKQQALLDLAAHEAAVAEGRHSRRREDGHRSHVRSKSSDGRRTAVNVPRYNSYSSDDEELGDIRRKRSRRPSHAGRSPRHAGDDRSSTATSAVQDVTKPGTGRMSVNQTSQSQTLNIRKANPGATLSSLGGIPPDAGYDEVSFPPMMRNDYAYDYASSSADRQSSSSRRSESEAVLEDPAIKHKTPKKPLGILKTSTAYGQQKYDGQQSTGKIEGNKSDNLYRINESWHVQKNVQWDSKDDNDEWDPGIDESKVIKEFSYQYINPKKVPAPSKVENESEKFETMNLVQCRIRSFENMDGASPVKEVLTMQEPLKVSPLQATEAHVSKLDCANKTPSVVRSFALTDANASENASKHKSVEEGHAKQASTDSNKSVKDLLADFERKSQQANQSKCEKRQESKHHGDYDDNETLRYDSENNLDRRDRDDEKEKLIENSEIMQHFALDTLYTGVVQMQNSDGSLNQNKTNSSKDSLTECVPSTDLNIIPSPNCARTSMTESLLTHSDQFSIDNDLLSSVLKQDDINCEDHYLPMSPRKAILDPNSDDRPNPKIMESLFANLHEESSYVEMAQNGMNRSLLAPNENDGKHDSGDYSTLDMSHYELVCVSDNKIEPVYMEVNQLSEKEDEDGNKASSMKKSNVSENSPHSRSDLPDILTALKSDSSDADDESSKDLDSIDAPRHPRFSLSDTFRPASYYLGVSRNVIAELHDSSDSELVSPPPIPTSPPPLDDLDSLDMQESLEIKKGSPQVATTKDNALNRDSPKSWNKPAGQVETHRPPSRFSDATMSSTFRDSRISLESASGSDSIELRNPEEEARHRQLKRRPVSDDVCEVLDSLDELESLGSRFDGASIDLDQYLEELQARDAFNVDLYAKDLSYNSIYGFNENMLVVDKLQKTTCQDLSRKMKLMSSNLDRPFDYSGKNKTGSASSLPSMRVSDLPPTHQHSQSFTGDAHYENVASFLPLRGSPAVRSDSEPPSRDSVHRMQSTSPSISALPVSHSRDSSYSNASATASISTSMACQRPASAQSSMHSPISASMSSVNHGSTLTSMLQNVNAYSEQRFPNHSRSASHDACVRHVLPNHRSTSSQDSSHYPAPMPMQIATSALQQSYLPNAGEQRAQSDQSGAPYYYSDLQASVNSVDMEMTKPMIGHTSRLPQLNNQRDDAAIGLNKRNDIGRIVNPIARQMPRQIQVDDIDEARRIAAELRRTTCQLLSDNKAALVDKRNFYEADTLRRVKSTDPLPDVSLPEARNLYPHGLRDKSVNSGNIDNVEPMHVTQASHRRSRSLEGLLDDVGLQNLVEQRNRANRAAAAQVTAATVASTASTSQAEATLQNLPSSDSHNAMTSFNSEDPWEQDSLWCESLRRVSLRNARSLDNLDSPPRPGRSNDAKSRGRITRGATYVNDSVALRRDNSAEESSCGERSRVKRRTNKDHTRKRSIEDDDEDDVTYETLSMEVIGAGGYVWDPQNKTYHKPTVSDRNHFLEDGNLPPARSNSDVRMSATSFELDREKLRQWDLLSSACLLQEQQRTSMADSGRGLPVVEHPGDVHDSRLAVVATTTVATTATAMTATVTMTTTPTPTMTMTTTMGTIDNEQVNVIVKPIDIADVRDVLSTNVPIKKQEPRQEPCKRAAASGSGSVIGRDPLPPRAVSTSHLPQRTLTQAPTAVSTLPLPRNSTGGGSHRQQPSLPLHHSTPQHQPMRQLESEPTAQLLRAASNGDIGKCPGMVSGNDMRDLRLASPGGHSTQRLISPIGHLRVASLNDHRVSSPSDSEIRVHSPSERKMMSPINGREVDRGGGTMTAGQRQGQQQQQQQQRPRAADCSELLYKRSNVGSLRADAGGRLVTQAGASGLVRVSAGELLGRTHEELVLLLIQLRRQNATVLKAMETCHMEIEAQARLADLDTPRRLENLQKLDELKRHLMDLEKQYEKSKPLVNLVDNMVKLGSLYNRNTANGTSSVSGSRHDLMHENARDHRDRLEFNQRVQEQRLLAEERRDWDRLSPDHGQLQAKVQQLYKLDRLLQEESGTLHSLQQDKEILEKALGGLRHKLQGSRSNLAEAERYRKQQLLLERELSRVRILLAHNSKVKPVFFQKLEETVAENARLEQDLVVLRQKVQASRRYAGNVARDTSSTTAPLEAELRRVQQLVGDLQRQRKELSIQVRQLTEKSHSLVQQIRPQPPHAPQVHHSKKRTQNSWLETDLDSGITLDHGLDSPSSPSLSISPPNKQNDSSHQRYGSPTYKDLSPLNRPHNQQSFVQPSQNHISALSPQLREQIQQHQLKQQLLKDQMQGKGSAIQVAPLYVNTDSRVTGEYVADTSKHNGTVLNGTPNPAPEYIPPPPPPPLSEEALLLNDNYRQNEDNKFAGLMHNREKQEIKTVRIVKRESERRQRDRGDRTGNIGIPLTNGLQAPGGAKRLCDDDFGGSQKFEKAQLGRVVEESPIVHAQSTGQLSELDDVQFQRSMSLPRGFGGQKQNSGVNYGPVIPPPRSDSMHALKSMMARRHKIRFESHDGSSDSTLSPYTDSPTSSSYVPMSSPNYSTASSYSPCQSQNYPSQAAVVAAQSHYHNYSLGPYRQYEKIGTLAGAMSPELTSPTNVGIHERPVAATTANANQSESPQLSPVFKSEAAKQIIKEMTEKRVEGPRRRQIPREKRRHYTVSSSKPVLDLEDTFSKMGMGRARDDLDMERALRPRINAPDVVRSTLSHKELKYNESTIDQLLGTPNKIVIPERYIPEQTPELTAEEQEQRLKKAEAIRKMLSETTVTAPEGGDDDSNVEKSDTLKRKVVEEKRQREHILQLNQILAKQVMEKSKMVAVKALATLPLKAESSLDDEDLSPVASLPLYQQRENFYT